Proteins encoded by one window of Sorex araneus isolate mSorAra2 chromosome 3, mSorAra2.pri, whole genome shotgun sequence:
- the LOC101547136 gene encoding olfactory receptor 143: protein MANGSAVTEFILVGLTDQPQLQLPFFFLFLLNYLVTAIGNFSLINLIGLNPHLHTPMYFFIFNLSFIDLCHSLIITPKMLMSFVAKNIISFAGCMAQLFFFCFFVHTECYVLTAMAYDRYMAICRPLTYAASMSPQVCSLLMLGSYMLGFAGAMVHTGGMLRLSFCDSNVINHYMCDIFPLLQLSCSSTHVNELVDSALVSTVVIVSSVIIFISYALILSNILHMSSSQGLSKAFSTCGSHIATVALFYGSGMFTHLKTSSNGSLSQGRFFSVFYTNVVPMLNPLIYSLRNKDVKLALKKTLAKIAS from the coding sequence ATGGCAAATGGCTCGGCAGTAACTGAGTTCATCCTGGTGGGCCTGACAGACCAGCCCCAGCTCCAGCtgccctttttcttcctcttcttactgAACTACCTGGTCACCGCCATAGGGAATTTCAGCCTCATCAACCTGATAGGTTTGAATCCgcacctccacacccccatgtactttttcATCTTCAACCTATCCTTCATAGACCTCTGCCACTCTCTGATCATCACCCCCAAAATGCTGATGAGCTTCGTGGCCAAGAACATCATCTCCTTCGCCGGGTGCATGGCTCAGctgttctttttctgcttcttcgTCCACACTGAATGCTACGTGTTGACAGCCATGGCCTACGACCGCTACATGGCCATCTGTAGGCCCCTCACGTACGCTGCCAGCATGTCCCCGCAGGTCTGCTCTCTGCTCATGCTCGGCTCCTACATGCTGGGGTTCGCCGGGGCCATGGTCCACACGGGGGGCATGCTCCGACTGTCCTTCTGTGATTCAAACGTCATCAACCACTACATGTGCGACAtcttccccctcctccagctCTCCTGCAGCAGCACCCACGTCAACGAGCTGGTGGATTCTGCTCTCGTGAGCACGGTTGTAATCGTGTCCAGCGTCATCATTTTCATCTCGTATGCTCTGATCCTCTCCAATATCCTGCACATGTCCTCCTCCCAGGGGCTGTCCAAGGCCTTCAGTACTTGCGGCTCCCACATAGCCACCGTTGCGCTCTTCTACGGGTCGGGGATGTTCACACATCTCAAGACTTCCTCGAACGGCTCCCTGAGCCAGGGCAGATTCTTCTCAGTGTTTTATACCAACGTGGTGCCCATGCTGAATCCTCTCATCTACAGTCTAAGAAACAAGGACGTCAAGCTTGCTTTGAAGAAAACCCTGGCGAAAATTGCGAGCTAA
- the LOC101538173 gene encoding olfactory receptor 145 isoform X2 has protein sequence MVTKSNSSVMEFVLAGLTDQPGLQMPLFFLFLAFYLITVMGNLGLIILIGLNSHLHTPMYFFLFNLSFIDFCYSTVISPKLLVSFVLKKNVISYAGCMTQLFFFLFFVVSESFILSAMAYDRYVAICNPLVYTTSLSPRVCLLLLAGVYVMGFAGALAHTACMVQLTFCANNLVNHYMCDILPLLERACSSTFVNELVVYIVVGIDIGVPTVTIFISYALILGSILRMRSTAGRSKAFSTCSSHILAVSLFFGSGAFMYLKPSSLLPMNQGKVSSLFYTIVVPMLNPLIYSLRNKDVKVALKKTLSKKSF, from the exons ATGGTCACAAAGTCA AACTCCTCGGTGATGGAGTTTGTCCTGGCGGGCCTCACCGACCAGCCGGGCCTGCAGatgcctctcttcttcctcttcctggctTTCTACCTGATCACCGTGATGGGGAACCTGGGCCTGATCATCCTGATTGGCCTGAACTCCcatctccacacccccatgtactttttcctcttCAACTTGTCCTTCATCGATTTCTGCTACTCCACCGTCATCTCTCCCAAACTGCTGGTGAGTTTTGTCCTGAAGAAGAACGTCATCTCCTACGCCGGGTGCATGACccagcttttcttctttctcttctttgtcgTCTCGGAGTCCTTCATTCTGTCggccatggcctatgaccgctacgtggccatctgtaACCCACTGGTGTACACCACTAGCCTGTCCCCGCGGGTCTGCTTGCTTCTGCTGGCGGGGGTCTATGTGATGGGCTTTGCGGGGGCCCTGGCCCACACAGCATGCATGGTGCAGCTGACCTTCTGTGCCAACAATCTGGTCAACCACTACATGTGCGACATCCTCCCCCTCCTGGAGCGTGCCTGTAGCAGCACCTTTGTCAATGAGCTGGTGGTCTACATTGTGGTGGGCATCGATATCGGGGTACCCACGGTCACCATCTTCATCTCCTACGCCCTCATTCTGGGCAGCATCCTTCGCATGCGCTCCACAGCCGGCCGGTCCAAAGCCTTCAGCACATGCAGCTCTCACATCCTGGCCGTCTCACTCTTCTTTGGGTCCGGGGCCTTCATGTACCTCAAAccatcctctctcctccccatgaACCAGGGCAAAGTGTCCTCCTTGTTCTACACCATTGTGGTGCCCATGCTCAACCCCTTAATCTACAGCTTGAGGAATAAGGATGTCAAAGTTGCCTTGAAAAAAACCTTGAGCAAAAAATCATTCTGA